Proteins encoded together in one Calditrichota bacterium window:
- a CDS encoding S8 family serine peptidase, translating to MKKAIIWLVPALFCVLGAASTYAAEIAPDLQDYWSKAAPTDRVNAIFYLWERVDIREMDNTLHDMRATRQQRHQIVVEELQRVARETQPPLLSELENLKNQGLLDGYTPYWITNCIVVKGALSTLEEFAKNSAIERVESVPKIELIEPVREDREVRQALDSRTSGVNAVHAPQVWYELGFTGEGTLVANMDTGVDGTHPALASRWRGNHAPHEECWLDVLGTNFDTPHAAGSHGTHTMGTMCGTGSATSNVDTVGVAPGAEWIAMNAIGGFGADFDSDVLEGYQWFADPDDDPETVDDVPDVIQNSWGVYGGFPGYSDCYEVWNEAILACEAAGTVVTFSAGNEGPNLYSHRSPANIAIDSVTFFSIGSVNANNWPGTPHPISGFSSRGPSDCDSSAIKPEVVAPGEDVYSTLPGNTYGNNSGTSMAGPHVAGIIALMREANPNADPRDIKSALLETAIDYGSAGEDNTYGRGMVDAYEAVLLIASSRGLIMGQVTDATTSEPISGARIQVGDNFARLTDSQGNYRISTPSDSVLPISASAFGYAQYNSSITVAEGDTLFLDVELSPVVTGTLHGTVQIGENIPLEHAIVTPQFIPVDPEETDENGEFTFVLPGANNYTFHLQFGELETDTTLWVEAGTTTNVDVQFSTPRSQPLAGSDSSYGYVAYDRYDFGLPAQYDWTDMTDATELDYPQITDASMYIEMPFPFMYYGDRFDSLTINENGWIAGGESPLRTNSNTTIPSEQGPAAMLALCWDNLILRTVPEESRVLTKYDPAGGVFTIEYNHLYFVPVSGAYFTGQIKIFDQEVWPTPTGDCEILFLYDSVGVTTSMTVGIESPDQTDGLQVVFNALLNENSFPVTYGSAILFTTRSGERTRGNMTGSLSLHPALSEAVPNGVRLGNVQAQVFVDGSFAFPNTFAGPRTVRVQVPGYEQVITYGTVPTGGTVNVEADVLRLDPPSNLTYTRSNDSLFMTWELPESVGGLDDLQSYIIHIDSYYLDETSDLFYNARIPTGEQGHFFWLTASYEGGESGATDTIFVTWLGADESVTIPSEFALSPAFPNPFNPTTSMDVALPQNSHVSLHIYDVTGRIAATIADGDFSAGVHRFTWNAAGMATGVYFARVESSLGTQMQKLLLLK from the coding sequence ATGAAGAAGGCCATCATTTGGCTGGTTCCCGCTCTCTTCTGTGTGCTGGGAGCCGCGAGCACTTATGCTGCTGAGATCGCTCCCGATTTGCAGGACTATTGGAGCAAAGCTGCTCCCACGGATCGCGTGAACGCAATTTTCTATTTGTGGGAACGGGTGGATATTCGCGAAATGGACAACACGCTGCACGACATGCGCGCAACTCGTCAGCAGCGGCACCAGATTGTCGTGGAAGAATTGCAGCGCGTCGCTCGTGAAACTCAGCCTCCGCTGCTTTCAGAGCTTGAAAATCTTAAGAACCAAGGCCTGCTGGACGGATATACTCCGTATTGGATTACGAATTGTATCGTCGTGAAGGGCGCGCTCTCCACACTTGAAGAATTCGCAAAGAATTCGGCAATTGAGCGTGTGGAATCCGTGCCGAAGATAGAATTGATCGAGCCCGTTCGTGAAGACCGGGAAGTGCGACAGGCGTTGGACTCGCGGACTTCGGGTGTCAATGCCGTACACGCGCCGCAAGTTTGGTACGAATTGGGATTCACCGGCGAAGGCACACTGGTCGCGAACATGGACACCGGAGTGGACGGCACGCATCCCGCTTTGGCGTCGCGTTGGCGCGGCAATCATGCTCCTCATGAAGAATGCTGGTTGGACGTCTTGGGAACGAATTTTGACACGCCGCACGCTGCTGGAAGCCACGGGACACATACGATGGGTACCATGTGTGGGACCGGCAGCGCAACGTCCAATGTCGACACGGTCGGCGTGGCGCCCGGTGCGGAATGGATTGCCATGAATGCGATCGGCGGCTTTGGAGCGGACTTTGACAGCGACGTGCTTGAAGGCTACCAGTGGTTCGCCGATCCCGACGACGATCCGGAAACGGTTGATGACGTGCCGGACGTGATTCAAAATTCGTGGGGAGTATACGGTGGCTTTCCCGGATACTCGGACTGCTATGAGGTTTGGAATGAAGCGATTCTTGCTTGCGAGGCCGCCGGAACCGTCGTAACTTTCTCCGCTGGCAACGAGGGACCAAATCTCTATTCTCACCGCAGTCCCGCCAACATTGCGATTGACTCGGTGACGTTCTTCTCGATCGGCTCCGTCAATGCCAACAACTGGCCGGGCACGCCGCACCCGATTTCGGGTTTTTCGAGCCGTGGTCCGAGTGACTGCGATTCGTCGGCAATTAAGCCAGAAGTTGTCGCACCCGGAGAGGACGTATATTCCACTTTGCCGGGCAATACCTACGGCAACAACAGCGGTACCTCGATGGCCGGACCGCACGTGGCCGGAATCATTGCGTTGATGCGCGAAGCCAATCCGAATGCGGATCCGCGCGATATCAAATCCGCTCTGCTTGAGACGGCAATTGACTACGGTTCTGCCGGCGAAGACAACACATATGGCCGCGGGATGGTAGACGCCTATGAAGCGGTTCTATTGATTGCCTCCTCGCGCGGACTGATCATGGGACAGGTGACAGATGCCACAACCAGCGAACCGATTTCAGGAGCACGCATTCAGGTCGGCGATAATTTTGCCCGGCTAACGGACTCGCAAGGCAACTACAGGATTTCGACTCCGTCTGATTCCGTACTGCCGATTTCTGCGAGTGCATTTGGCTATGCTCAGTACAACAGCAGTATCACGGTCGCGGAAGGCGACACTTTGTTCCTCGATGTCGAGCTTTCGCCGGTTGTTACGGGCACGCTGCACGGCACAGTTCAAATTGGCGAGAACATTCCACTCGAACATGCCATTGTAACACCCCAGTTCATTCCCGTGGACCCTGAGGAAACGGATGAAAACGGCGAATTCACATTTGTCTTGCCGGGAGCGAACAATTACACGTTTCATTTGCAGTTTGGCGAACTTGAAACTGACACGACTTTGTGGGTAGAAGCCGGCACGACCACGAATGTCGACGTGCAGTTCTCAACTCCCCGTTCGCAGCCGCTGGCCGGATCGGATTCTTCTTATGGCTACGTCGCCTATGACCGCTACGACTTCGGTCTGCCCGCGCAGTATGACTGGACGGACATGACGGATGCGACGGAGTTGGATTATCCGCAAATCACCGACGCGTCCATGTACATAGAAATGCCGTTTCCGTTTATGTATTACGGAGATCGCTTCGATTCTCTGACGATCAACGAGAACGGTTGGATTGCCGGAGGCGAAAGCCCCTTGCGAACCAATTCGAACACGACGATTCCTTCCGAACAAGGTCCGGCGGCCATGCTGGCGCTTTGTTGGGACAATCTAATTCTCAGAACGGTGCCGGAAGAATCGCGTGTGCTGACCAAGTATGATCCGGCCGGAGGCGTATTCACGATTGAGTACAACCATTTGTATTTTGTTCCCGTTTCGGGCGCGTATTTCACGGGGCAAATCAAGATCTTTGATCAAGAAGTTTGGCCGACGCCCACGGGCGATTGCGAAATCCTGTTCTTGTACGACAGCGTCGGTGTCACAACCAGCATGACGGTCGGTATTGAGAGTCCCGATCAAACCGACGGCCTGCAGGTAGTTTTTAACGCGTTGTTGAACGAAAACTCGTTCCCGGTCACTTACGGAAGCGCGATTCTGTTTACGACCCGCTCAGGCGAGCGCACGCGCGGAAACATGACCGGAAGTTTGTCGCTGCATCCGGCGCTGTCGGAAGCGGTGCCGAACGGCGTGCGGCTTGGAAACGTTCAGGCGCAAGTATTCGTCGACGGCTCGTTTGCATTCCCGAATACATTTGCCGGTCCGCGCACGGTGCGTGTGCAGGTTCCCGGTTACGAGCAAGTCATAACGTATGGCACCGTACCCACGGGCGGAACCGTGAATGTGGAAGCGGACGTTCTGCGGCTTGATCCTCCCAGCAACTTGACCTACACGCGCTCGAATGATTCGCTGTTCATGACTTGGGAACTGCCGGAAAGCGTCGGCGGGTTGGATGATCTGCAGAGCTACATCATTCATATTGATTCGTACTACCTCGACGAAACCTCCGACCTGTTCTACAATGCGCGCATTCCGACAGGCGAACAAGGTCACTTTTTCTGGCTGACCGCGTCCTATGAAGGCGGAGAAAGCGGCGCGACGGATACGATATTTGTGACGTGGCTGGGCGCGGACGAAAGCGTTACGATTCCCTCTGAGTTTGCGCTCTCCCCCGCCTTTCCGAATCCGTTCAATCCGACGACCTCTATGGACGTCGCATTGCCGCAAAACTCACACGTGAGCCTGCACATCTATGACGTGACCGGCCGGATCGCCGCCACGATTGCCGACGGAGACTTTTCGGCAGGTGTTCACAGATTCACGTGGAATGCCGCTGGCATGGCAACGGGAGTCTATTTTGCCCGAGTGGAATCTTCACTGGGCACGCAGATGCAGAAACTGCTCCTGCTGAAATAG
- a CDS encoding outer membrane lipoprotein-sorting protein: protein MKTVFLVLTVFLCANIIHAQQASDSVGQALLQRLDDARFPGAYEMTVQMETSRPGRDLLDYTYDIIGIGSDKSLMTVTDPPSERDKQILLNGDNLYLYVPDVSRPVKLTRNASFMGSVFSNEDVMNSTLADDYWANIQSRDIRDGKVYFKVELTAKRRNVAYAKMECGLDSATAIPDTITYFGLTGKALKQEVVNESAQLAGRLRPSVMTMHDFLEEGAFTKVTVSTLEERKDIPESTFDPTRMGN from the coding sequence ATGAAAACCGTTTTTTTGGTGCTTACCGTTTTCTTGTGTGCAAATATCATTCATGCGCAGCAAGCCTCAGACTCCGTGGGGCAGGCCTTGCTGCAGCGGTTGGATGACGCGCGGTTTCCGGGGGCCTATGAGATGACCGTGCAAATGGAAACGAGCCGTCCGGGTCGCGACTTGCTCGACTACACGTATGATATCATCGGTATCGGGAGCGATAAATCTCTGATGACCGTGACTGATCCGCCCAGCGAACGCGACAAGCAGATTCTCTTGAACGGCGACAACCTGTATCTTTACGTGCCCGACGTGTCAAGACCTGTCAAACTTACGCGCAACGCGAGTTTCATGGGCAGCGTGTTTTCCAACGAAGACGTGATGAACTCGACTCTGGCCGATGACTATTGGGCGAACATACAGAGTCGCGATATTCGCGACGGCAAGGTTTACTTCAAAGTCGAACTCACGGCCAAGCGCCGCAACGTCGCATATGCAAAAATGGAATGCGGGCTTGACAGCGCCACCGCGATTCCCGACACGATTACGTATTTCGGCTTGACCGGTAAAGCCTTGAAGCAGGAAGTCGTCAACGAATCCGCACAACTTGCGGGACGACTGCGGCCATCCGTGATGACGATGCATGATTTTCTTGAAGAAGGCGCATTTACCAAAGTGACCGTTTCGACGCTTGAAGAACGCAAGGATATTCCGGAGTCCACCTTTGATCCGACTCGCATGGGCAATTAG
- the lpdA gene encoding dihydrolipoyl dehydrogenase: protein MKYDLVIVGSGPGGYVAAIRAAQLKMKVAIVERYSTLGGTCLNVGCIPSKALLDSSELYLQAAKHFETHGIGVSGLKVDWETMRGRKDSVVGDNVKGVAFLMKKNKIDVFHGHGTFLGAEALRVTKEDGSIEDISFAKAIIATGSKPADLPYAKIDKQKIISSTEALALKNVPKELVVIGAGVIGCELGSVFARLGTKVRIVEYLNSAIPTMDGTMGKELGKSLKNIGIDLYLGHKVKAVETKGKKIKVVAETPGGEDVELPGDYCLMAVGRKPYTDKLGLESVKVSTDQRGFIKVNEHLETAHPGIFAIGDVIGGAMLAHKAEEEGVFVAEYLAGQKPHINYRAIPWVVYTWPEVAGVGYTEEELKQSGRSYKSGSFPYKALGRARAANESEGVVKVLADKETDEILGVHMFGARAADMIAEAVIALEFRASAEDIARSSHAHPTFTEAMKEACLAATENRALHL, encoded by the coding sequence ATGAAATACGATCTTGTAATTGTCGGGAGCGGACCCGGCGGGTATGTCGCGGCGATTCGCGCGGCGCAGTTGAAGATGAAGGTCGCGATCGTCGAGCGGTACTCGACGCTGGGCGGCACCTGCTTGAATGTCGGATGTATTCCTTCAAAGGCTTTGCTCGATTCTTCTGAACTCTATTTGCAAGCTGCGAAACATTTCGAAACGCACGGCATTGGCGTCAGCGGACTGAAAGTGGATTGGGAGACGATGCGCGGCCGCAAAGATTCGGTCGTGGGCGACAACGTGAAGGGCGTCGCCTTCCTGATGAAAAAGAACAAGATTGACGTCTTTCACGGTCACGGGACATTCTTGGGTGCGGAAGCGCTGCGCGTGACGAAAGAGGACGGCTCCATCGAAGATATTTCGTTTGCGAAGGCAATAATTGCCACCGGTTCAAAACCCGCGGACTTGCCGTATGCAAAAATCGACAAGCAGAAAATAATTTCGTCGACTGAAGCGTTGGCTTTGAAGAACGTTCCGAAGGAATTGGTAGTGATTGGCGCAGGCGTGATCGGCTGTGAATTGGGCTCGGTGTTTGCAAGGCTTGGCACGAAAGTGCGGATCGTCGAGTATTTGAATTCCGCAATTCCGACGATGGACGGCACGATGGGCAAGGAATTGGGCAAATCGCTCAAGAACATCGGAATCGATCTCTATCTCGGCCACAAGGTCAAAGCCGTCGAAACGAAGGGCAAGAAGATTAAAGTCGTCGCGGAAACACCGGGCGGCGAAGACGTCGAGCTGCCGGGCGACTATTGTTTGATGGCGGTCGGACGCAAACCCTATACGGACAAACTTGGACTTGAGAGTGTGAAAGTATCGACGGACCAGCGTGGATTCATCAAGGTGAATGAGCATCTCGAAACGGCGCATCCGGGAATATTTGCAATTGGCGACGTGATCGGCGGAGCCATGCTCGCACACAAGGCCGAAGAAGAGGGCGTGTTTGTGGCCGAGTATCTGGCCGGACAGAAACCGCATATCAACTACCGGGCGATTCCGTGGGTTGTGTATACGTGGCCGGAAGTCGCGGGGGTGGGATATACCGAAGAAGAATTGAAGCAGTCGGGCAGAAGCTACAAGTCAGGGAGTTTTCCGTACAAAGCTCTGGGTCGTGCGCGCGCGGCCAATGAGTCGGAAGGCGTCGTGAAGGTTTTGGCTGACAAGGAAACAGATGAGATATTGGGTGTGCACATGTTCGGCGCGCGTGCGGCGGACATGATCGCGGAAGCGGTGATCGCTCTGGAGTTCCGCGCATCGGCGGAAGACATCGCCCGCTCGTCGCATGCGCACCCGACGTTCACGGAAGCAATGAAAGAAGCATGTTTGGCCGCGACGGAGAATCGCGCGCTGCACCTTTAA
- a CDS encoding glycosyltransferase family 2 protein yields MPAYNAAQTIEITLKSIPEGSVHEFILVDDCSKDDTVEVAKSLGIKVIAHETNKGYGGNQKTCYDAALASGADVVVMIHPDYQYDGRITPAVVSLLKTGTVDMILGSRIRSRRETLEGGMPIYKYISNRALTIFENIMLGQNAGDLHTGFRAYAREVLETINYHSNNDDFVFDSEFLAQAVYHRFRIGDVPIPTRYFDEASSINFRRSSKYGLLTLWVMLKFKFAQWGLLRSPLFKKSPRILDAAAAPPQ; encoded by the coding sequence ATGCCGGCGTACAATGCCGCGCAAACGATAGAGATCACGCTGAAGTCCATACCCGAGGGATCGGTGCACGAATTCATCTTGGTGGACGACTGCTCGAAAGACGATACGGTCGAAGTCGCGAAATCTTTGGGGATCAAAGTGATCGCCCACGAGACAAACAAAGGCTACGGCGGCAACCAAAAGACGTGTTACGACGCGGCGCTGGCTTCCGGAGCGGACGTGGTGGTGATGATTCACCCGGACTATCAATACGACGGGCGGATCACTCCCGCGGTCGTCAGTCTCTTGAAGACGGGTACCGTGGATATGATTTTGGGATCACGAATTCGTTCGCGCCGTGAAACCCTCGAAGGCGGAATGCCGATCTATAAGTACATCTCCAACCGTGCCCTGACGATTTTTGAGAACATCATGCTTGGGCAAAATGCCGGTGACTTGCACACGGGATTCCGGGCCTATGCGCGCGAAGTGCTTGAAACGATCAACTATCATTCGAACAACGACGACTTCGTTTTCGATTCGGAATTTTTGGCGCAGGCCGTGTACCATAGGTTCAGAATTGGCGATGTGCCGATTCCGACGAGATATTTCGACGAAGCATCCTCCATTAATTTCCGCCGCAGCTCAAAATACGGATTGCTGACGTTGTGGGTAATGCTGAAATTCAAGTTCGCGCAATGGGGGCTCCTGCGCTCACCTCTGTTCAAGAAGTCGCCGAGGATACTCGATGCGGCCGCCGCGCCGCCGCAATGA
- a CDS encoding ABC transporter permease, with product MNLLWFRLGFRNVIKQRRRSMFNILALGVNTGMLILLIGVLRGFYLITIEKTIDLRTGHVQIHAQGYADEARRFPLDIAIHNVAAVKQAVDSLPDVVASSPRILAGATLSNGRDRAPVVLYGVIPSDERKVGAILNGIKDGHTLSDTSNGILIGKKLAELLNADVGTSLLLFAQTKEHANNLIDAEVVGIFDSGFGLADRTAIYAPLPFVSNLLDMQDEVTEIVIRAKNLRVVPKLVDQIETAVAGATNDKLVVEPWFEIAKDVVAGVKADLVSYAIIGMILVILAVFGISNTMTVAVFERTGEIGALRALGMEQKQIRAMFLAEGMTFGLFGIIIGWVIGGVSAWYMNVYGISLPKDAVDAISMPIADNYYAHSQVIDWVIGAGLAIASSWAGSVLPARRASRVPVTAALAKGVR from the coding sequence ATGAACTTACTGTGGTTTAGACTGGGCTTTCGCAACGTGATCAAGCAGCGTCGGCGGTCGATGTTTAACATTCTCGCGCTGGGTGTGAACACGGGCATGCTGATCTTGCTGATCGGCGTGCTGCGCGGATTTTATTTGATCACGATTGAGAAGACCATCGATCTGCGCACGGGACACGTCCAGATTCACGCGCAAGGTTATGCGGACGAAGCGCGCCGGTTTCCGCTTGACATCGCGATTCACAACGTCGCGGCCGTCAAGCAGGCCGTGGATTCGCTTCCCGACGTGGTGGCCTCAAGTCCGAGAATATTGGCGGGTGCGACACTGTCCAACGGGCGCGACCGAGCGCCGGTCGTGCTCTATGGAGTGATTCCCTCCGACGAACGCAAAGTGGGCGCAATTCTGAACGGCATCAAAGACGGCCACACGCTTTCGGATACAAGCAATGGAATCCTCATCGGCAAAAAGCTCGCGGAGCTTTTGAACGCGGACGTCGGAACGTCGCTGCTGCTTTTTGCTCAGACCAAGGAACATGCGAACAACTTGATTGACGCGGAAGTCGTCGGAATTTTCGACAGCGGATTTGGGCTGGCGGACAGAACAGCGATCTATGCGCCGTTGCCTTTCGTTTCGAACTTGCTCGACATGCAGGACGAAGTCACGGAAATTGTGATTCGCGCGAAAAACCTGCGTGTGGTTCCCAAGCTCGTAGATCAAATCGAAACGGCCGTCGCGGGAGCGACCAATGACAAACTCGTGGTCGAGCCGTGGTTTGAAATTGCTAAGGACGTGGTTGCGGGCGTCAAGGCGGACTTGGTGTCCTATGCCATCATCGGCATGATTCTCGTGATTCTCGCCGTGTTTGGAATTTCCAATACGATGACGGTCGCGGTGTTTGAACGCACGGGTGAAATCGGAGCGTTGCGCGCACTGGGCATGGAGCAAAAGCAAATTCGCGCGATGTTCTTGGCAGAAGGAATGACATTCGGGCTGTTCGGCATCATCATTGGCTGGGTCATTGGCGGAGTTTCCGCATGGTACATGAACGTGTACGGTATTAGTTTGCCGAAGGACGCCGTCGACGCTATTTCGATGCCCATTGCGGACAACTACTACGCGCATTCGCAAGTGATCGATTGGGTTATAGGCGCCGGATTGGCAATCGCAAGTTCGTGGGCAGGCTCGGTCTTGCCTGCGCGCAGAGCGTCGCGGGTTCCTGTGACGGCGGCATTGGCAAAAGGAGTGAGATGA
- a CDS encoding ABC transporter ATP-binding protein has product MSDIIVTENICKDYKLGTHVVHALVDVNLHVGTGEFLSIVGPSGSGKTTLLNMIGCLDVPTSGKVTMFGKFDPAALDDKETTLLRRDRIGFIFQTFNLLPVFNVTENVGLPLELQHVPKDEIEQRVSELVEEVGLTEYARHRPDELSGGQRQRVAVARALVTNPKLVLADEPTANLDHDTGMAILELMQEMNRVHGTTFIFSTHDPKVMSVAKRIVTMEDGKISEDNHVA; this is encoded by the coding sequence ATGTCTGATATTATCGTCACGGAAAACATCTGCAAGGACTACAAACTCGGCACACACGTCGTGCACGCGCTGGTCGACGTGAACCTGCACGTGGGCACGGGTGAATTCTTGAGTATTGTGGGCCCTTCCGGCAGCGGAAAAACGACGCTGCTGAACATGATCGGCTGCTTGGACGTGCCAACGTCGGGCAAAGTCACGATGTTTGGGAAATTCGATCCGGCTGCGCTCGACGACAAAGAGACCACTCTTCTGCGCCGCGACCGGATCGGGTTCATTTTCCAGACGTTCAATTTGCTGCCGGTATTCAACGTAACTGAAAACGTCGGACTTCCGCTCGAACTGCAGCACGTGCCGAAGGATGAAATTGAGCAGCGCGTCAGCGAGCTTGTTGAAGAGGTCGGATTGACGGAATATGCGCGCCACCGTCCGGACGAGTTGTCCGGCGGACAGCGGCAGCGCGTCGCAGTGGCACGCGCGCTTGTGACGAATCCGAAACTTGTGCTGGCCGACGAGCCGACGGCGAATCTTGATCACGACACCGGCATGGCGATTTTGGAATTGATGCAGGAAATGAACCGTGTGCACGGTACGACTTTTATTTTTTCTACTCACGATCCGAAAGTCATGAGTGTTGCCAAACGCATCGTGACGATGGAAGACGGCAAAATATCCGAGGACAATCATGTGGCGTAA
- a CDS encoding ABC transporter permease — MLVRFALRDIRKMWKRSLAVIAVVTVSVFLLQFGGSYVDGFRDKIQQQAVRESGVIRIAAKGYDKKIDLLPLEPNIPWSQSMSDSLMAMPHVKIARPMIRFGALANSPDRTLEMQVAGTTPEAAESIWGRLNRAMVEGHFIDGPNQIMLGSNAARLLKVHAGDKLILLTSDSYGGMSAVEPEIRGVFHSLNADEDATLIVCELAVAQKLLALKGRVTGITLELDHLDDLDETLPAIEKSFSGEYQITTWKQDQAALIQLLDVSEIGIWVITVIILVVATLGMINTFLISVLERLRDFGTLRAVGLLPGQLIKIVLFQGAVLGLIGTVAGLVFSLPITFYYYAHPIDLGDAMQGLEGVDSLVWLTFVPATTLKIALLGMVVAILASAYPAWWASRKQPVEILRELG; from the coding sequence ATGCTCGTTCGCTTCGCTTTGCGAGACATTCGAAAGATGTGGAAGAGGTCATTGGCCGTGATTGCGGTCGTGACCGTTTCCGTGTTTCTGCTGCAGTTCGGCGGCAGCTATGTGGACGGTTTCCGCGACAAGATTCAGCAGCAGGCCGTCCGCGAGTCCGGTGTGATTCGGATCGCCGCAAAGGGATATGACAAGAAAATCGATCTCTTGCCGCTCGAGCCGAACATTCCGTGGTCGCAGTCCATGTCCGATTCTCTAATGGCGATGCCGCACGTAAAGATCGCCCGACCCATGATCAGGTTTGGCGCGCTGGCAAATTCGCCGGACCGCACGCTTGAAATGCAAGTCGCAGGCACGACGCCGGAAGCGGCAGAGTCGATTTGGGGACGACTGAACCGCGCCATGGTCGAAGGACACTTCATTGACGGACCGAACCAGATCATGCTCGGAAGCAACGCCGCCCGGTTGCTGAAAGTGCATGCCGGTGACAAGCTGATCTTGTTGACGAGCGACTCATACGGAGGGATGTCGGCGGTCGAGCCTGAGATTCGCGGCGTTTTTCACAGCTTGAATGCGGATGAAGACGCCACTTTGATCGTATGCGAACTTGCAGTTGCGCAAAAACTGCTTGCGCTAAAAGGAAGGGTAACAGGCATCACTCTCGAACTGGATCATCTCGACGATCTCGATGAAACGCTGCCCGCGATAGAGAAGAGTTTCAGCGGCGAATACCAGATTACGACATGGAAACAAGATCAGGCCGCGTTGATTCAGCTTTTGGACGTGTCGGAAATCGGAATTTGGGTAATCACGGTAATCATTCTGGTCGTGGCAACTTTGGGAATGATCAACACGTTCTTGATCAGCGTGCTCGAACGGCTGCGTGACTTTGGAACGCTTCGCGCCGTCGGGCTTTTGCCGGGGCAGCTAATCAAAATCGTGCTCTTTCAAGGCGCGGTGCTGGGGCTCATCGGCACTGTAGCAGGTCTGGTTTTTTCACTTCCGATTACGTTTTATTATTACGCGCATCCGATTGACTTGGGCGACGCCATGCAAGGTCTTGAGGGAGTCGACAGCTTGGTTTGGCTTACGTTTGTTCCGGCGACGACTCTTAAGATCGCGTTGTTGGGTATGGTCGTCGCAATACTCGCGTCGGCCTATCCAGCGTGGTGGGCGTCGCGGAAGCAGCCGGTGGAAATATTGCGGGAGCTGGGATGA